Proteins from a single region of Hordeum vulgare subsp. vulgare chromosome 6H, MorexV3_pseudomolecules_assembly, whole genome shotgun sequence:
- the LOC123402954 gene encoding histone H4, with the protein MSGRGKGGKGLGKGGAKRHRKVLRDNIQGITKPAIRRLARRGGVKRISGLIYEETRGVLKIFLENVIRDAVTYTEHARRKTVTAMDVVYALKRQGRTLYGFGG; encoded by the coding sequence ATGTCGGGCCGTGGCAAGGGAGGGAAGGGGCTGGGCAAGGGCGGCGCCAAGCGCCACCGGAAGGTGCTGCGCGACAACATCCAGGGCATCACCAAGCCGGCCATCCGGCGCCTGGCTCGCCGTGGCGGCGTGAAGCGCATCTCGGGGCTGATCTACGAGGAGACCCGCGGCGTGCTCAAGATCTTCCTCGAGAACGTCATCCGCGACGCCGTCACCTACACCGAGCACGCCCGCCGCAAGACCGTCACCGCCATGGACGTCGTCTACGCCCTCAAGCGCCAGGGACGCACCCTCTACGGCTTCGGCGGCTAG
- the LOC123401741 gene encoding histone H4-like, whose product MSGDGDGKGEKLLLGEGEKVVGEGEKVLGKRGAKGGKGRGKGGAKRHRKVVRDHLNGITKPAIRRLARRGGVKRISGQIYEEARHVLKVFLEATVRDALTCSEHSRRKTVTGKDVVYY is encoded by the coding sequence ATGTCAGGCGACGGCGACGGCAAGGGCGAGAAGTTGCTGCTGGGCGAGGGCGAGAAGGTGGTGGGCGAGGGCGAGAAGGTTCTGGGCAAGCGCGGCGCCAAGGGCGGGAAGGGCCGGGGCAAGGGAGGCGCCAAGCGGCACCGGAAggtggtgcgggaccacctgaacGGCATCACCAAGCCGGCCATCCGCCGTCTCGCCCGCCGTGGAGGCGTGAAGCGCATCTCGGGGCAAATCTACGAGGAGGCCCGCCATGTGCTCAAGGTGTTCCTGGAGGCCACCGTCCGCGACGCCCTCACCTGCAGCGAGCACTCCCGCCGCAAGACCGTCACCGGCAAGGACGTCGTCTACTACTAG
- the LOC123404730 gene encoding RING-H2 finger protein ATL5-like yields the protein MPRSEVPSTGQMGGPSSYAVAGMLLVAAAGALAGVLLALVALHAYTRGGRRRSGDRLRLRHSLPSISDGAVHGGVAVAPLQRGLDPAVLRVLPVVTAGADAGDCAVCLAGLERGEEARALPPCGHRFHVGCIDAWFRGNSTCPLCRADVEAPDDDAEAEVRIDVETGDAAVKGGAPATRRLSSGTDLDKTRRAFVSTRSASF from the coding sequence ATGCCGCGGTCCGAGGTGCCCAGTACCGGACAGATGGGTGGTCCGTCGAGCTATGCCGTCGCCGGCATGCTCCTGGTCGCGGCGGCCGGGGCGCTCGCGGGCGTCCTCCTGGCCCTCGTCGCTCTGCACGCGTACACCCGCGGCGGACGCCGGCGCTCGGGCGACCGCCTCCGTCTCCGCCACAGCCTGCCGTCCATCTCCGACGGCGCCGTCCACGGCGGCGTGGCGGTGGCACCTCTGCAGCGGGGTCTGGACCCTGCGGTGCTCCGCGTGCTTCCCGTGGTCACCGCGGGCGCCGATGCCGGGGACTGCGCGGTGTGCCTCGCGGGGCTcgagcgcggcgaggaggcgcgcGCGCTGCCGCCGTGCGGCCACCGGTTCCACGTCGGGTGCATCGACGCGTGGTTCCGCGGGAACTCCACGTGCCCGCTGTGCCGCGCCGACGTCGAGGCGCCGGACGACGACGCTGAGGCCGAGGTGCGCATAGACGTGGAGACGGGGGACGCCGCGGTCAAGGGCGgcgcgccggcgacgaggaggctgtCGAGCGGCACGGATCTTGACAAGACGAGGCGGGCCTTTGTTTCCACCCGATCTGCTTCATTCTGA